A portion of the Acipenser ruthenus chromosome 38, fAciRut3.2 maternal haplotype, whole genome shotgun sequence genome contains these proteins:
- the LOC131696718 gene encoding zinc finger protein ZFP2-like isoform X1 yields MDSVKMESVQIKEEFPELEPVPRVEFSELASLPIKQELCEMQCDSSQPEVSEIKAEHNELEIPQTEEPLPVKQEEVLETVRIKQEPFEVEFEHMEPVKEESEDFKPNILEQEPVRLRECSVVLERICVREQGAGEEGSPNSLQGGGKEDGRSHSECSLTGSSPAAKARAGGGEHPDCGKDFTQLEHFKTHQQTDAEKKPYRCTWCEKSFSRSDSLVLHQRIHTGEKPYRCCDCGKSFSQSNNLVSHQRIHTGEKPYRCCDCGKSFSQSNNLVVHRRTHTREKLYRCSDCGKSFSQSDSLVSHQRIHTGEKPYRCSDCGKSFSQSNNLVLHQRIHTGEKPYRCSDCGKSFSQSNNLVLHQRIHTGEKPYRCSDCGKSFSQSNKLVVHRRTHTGEKPYFCSDCGKSFSRSDSLVSHQQIHRGKKPYRCSDCGKSFSRSDSLVSHQRTHTGEKPYRCSDCGKSFSQSNNLVLHQRIHTGEKPYRCSDCGKSFSQSNNLVVHRRTHTGEKPYFCSDCGKSFSRSDSLVSHQQIHRGKKPYRCSDCGKSFRWSSEFTEERNFRPVPDSAPEACRTQLK; encoded by the exons atggacagtgtgaagatggaatctgtccagattaaagaggagttccctgaacttgaacctgtccccagagtggagttctctgagctggcttccctccccattaaacaggagctttgtgagatgcaatgtgacagcagtcagccagaggtctctgagattaaagctgagcacaatgaattggagatcccccagacagaagaaccccttcctgtgaaacaagaagaggtgctggaaactgtccgtattaaacaggagccctttgaagtagagtttgagcacatggaaccagtgaaggaagaatccgaggacttcaaaccaaacatccttgagcaggagcctgtacgcctgcgggagtgtagcgtggtgctggagagaatctgtgtgagagagcaaggcgctggagaggaaggctctcccaacagcttgcaaggaggtggaaaggaagacgggcgctcccattcagaatgcagtctaacag gttccagtccagcagctaaagcgagggcgggcggtggagaacatcctgactgtgggaaagatttcacccagttagagcattttaaaacacaccagcaaactgATGCAGAAAAGAAACCATATCGCTGCACTTGGTGtgagaagagtttcagtcggtcagacagccttgttttacaccagagaattcacacaggagagaaaccgtatcgctgctgtgactgtgggaagagtttcagtcagtcaaacaaccttgtttcacaccagagaattcacacaggagagaaaccgtatcgctgctgtgactgtgggaagagtttcagtcagtcaaacaaccttgttgTCCACCGGCGAACTCACACAAGAGAgaaactgtatcgctgctctgactgtgggaagagtttcagtcagtcagacagccttgtttcacaccagagaattcacacaggagagaaaccgtatcgctgctctgactgtgggaagagtttcagtcagtcaaacaaccttgttttacaccagagaattcacacaggagagaaaccgtatcgctgctctgactgtgggaagagtttcagtcagtcaaacaaccttgttttacaccagagaattcacacaggagagaaaccgtatcgctgctctgactgtgggaagagtttcagtcagtcaaacaaacTTGTTGTCCACcggcgaactcacacaggagagaaaccgtatttctgctctgactgtgggaagagttttagtcggtcagacagccttgtttcacaccagcaaattcacagaggaaagaaaccgtatcgctgctctgactgtgggaagagttttagtcggtcagacagccttgtttcacaccagcgaactcacacaggagagaaaccgtatcgctgctctgactgtggaaagagtttcagtcagtcaaacaaccttgttttacaccagcgaattcacacaggagagaaaccgtatcgctgctctgactgtgggaagagtttcagtcagtcaaacaaccttgttgTCCACcggcgaactcacacaggagagaaaccgtatttctgctctgactgtgggaagagttttagtcggtcagacagccttgtttcacaccagcaaattcacagaggaaagaaaccgtatcggtgctctgactgtgggaagagtttcaggtggtccagcgaattcacagaggagagaaacttTAGGCCAGTTCCAGACAGTGCTCCAGAGGCGTGCCGAACTCAATTGAAATGA